In one Candidatus Nanopelagicales bacterium genomic region, the following are encoded:
- a CDS encoding APC family permease, translated as MTGPQLARRLSTGDAIVIGLGSMIGAGVFAAFSPAAAAAGAGLLIGLLLAGIVAFCNASASAQLAAQYPTSGGTYIYGRERLGPWWGFLAGWGFVVGKTASCAAMALTFAAYAAPPGWEKPVAVAAVIGLAAVNYRGVTRTAGLTRIIVGIVLATLALVVVACFLGDSTSAPSSWEWWSGGWYGVLQSAGLLFFAFAGYARIATMGEEVRDPQRAIPRAIMVALFLAIAIYAVVAVSTLVAIGPAGMAATPAPLAQAVTQVGWEWAAVLVRIGAAAASLGALLALIAGVGRTSLAMARHHDLPQWLAAVHPRFRVPHHAEIALAAVVSVLVLVADLRTAIGFSSFGVLLYYLIANAAALTQDEQNRRYPRGLQILGMIGCAVLVVTLPAPAVVAGVAVFAIGIIFRLIRLRTIDRPEAQA; from the coding sequence GTGACCGGCCCGCAGTTGGCGCGTCGACTGTCGACGGGTGACGCGATCGTGATCGGGCTGGGCTCAATGATCGGCGCCGGGGTCTTCGCCGCGTTCTCACCGGCCGCCGCGGCCGCCGGTGCCGGGCTGCTGATCGGTCTCCTGCTCGCCGGGATCGTGGCCTTCTGCAACGCCTCAGCCTCCGCCCAACTCGCAGCCCAATACCCGACATCGGGCGGCACGTACATCTACGGCCGCGAACGCCTCGGCCCATGGTGGGGTTTCCTGGCCGGATGGGGCTTCGTCGTCGGCAAGACAGCCAGCTGCGCGGCCATGGCGTTGACCTTCGCCGCTTACGCGGCTCCGCCGGGCTGGGAGAAGCCGGTGGCCGTGGCAGCGGTGATAGGCCTCGCAGCGGTCAACTACCGCGGGGTCACGCGGACCGCGGGACTCACCAGGATCATTGTCGGCATCGTCTTGGCCACACTGGCGTTGGTTGTCGTCGCCTGCTTCCTCGGGGACTCCACCTCGGCCCCGAGTTCTTGGGAATGGTGGTCCGGGGGCTGGTACGGAGTCCTGCAGTCGGCGGGGCTGTTGTTCTTCGCGTTCGCCGGGTACGCCCGCATCGCCACCATGGGGGAGGAGGTCCGCGATCCCCAGCGGGCGATACCGCGGGCGATCATGGTCGCCTTGTTCTTGGCCATCGCCATCTACGCCGTCGTGGCGGTGTCCACCCTGGTCGCGATCGGTCCAGCGGGAATGGCCGCAACTCCGGCACCGCTGGCTCAGGCTGTGACGCAGGTCGGCTGGGAATGGGCCGCGGTTCTGGTACGGATCGGAGCCGCCGCTGCCTCGCTGGGAGCCTTGCTCGCCCTGATCGCCGGTGTCGGTCGCACCAGTCTTGCGATGGCGCGCCACCACGATCTGCCGCAGTGGTTGGCCGCAGTCCATCCGCGCTTCCGGGTGCCGCACCACGCCGAAATCGCACTCGCCGCGGTGGTGAGTGTCCTGGTTCTGGTGGCTGATCTGCGCACAGCGATCGGATTCTCGTCGTTCGGCGTGCTTCTGTACTACCTGATCGCCAACGCGGCCGCACTGACCCAGGATGAGCAGAACCGCCGCTACCCCCGGGGACTGCAGATCCTGGGGATGATCGGATGCGCCGTGCTGGTCGTCACCCTGCCGGCACCCGCTGTTGTGGCGGGGGTGGCCGTGTTCGCCATCGGCATCATCTTCCGCCTCATCCGGCTGCGCACCATCGACCGTCCCGAAGCGCAGGCTTGA
- the alaS gene encoding alanine--tRNA ligase translates to MDSAEIRSRFLTFFADRDHTVVPSASLLLDDPTLLFVNAGMVPFKPYFLGEAPPPYPRATSVQKVVRTLDIDEVGKTTRHASFFQMAGNFSFGDYFKELAIPYAWQLLTDSQDSGGYGFDPDRLWVTVYLDDDEAAEIWHRDVGLPTDRIQRRGMADNFWSMGVPGPCGPCSEVYFDRGPEFGKEGGPIVDEDRYLEVWNLVFMQNIRGTGPAKEGYDILGDLPAKNIDTGMGLERMAALLQGVDNIYEIDTSRAILGIATDLTGARYGADHESDVHLRVVADHARTCTFLINDGVVPGNEGRGYVLRRLMRRVIRNMRLLGARDTVMTQLVSATIDAMAPQYPELVREQPRIEAVASGEETTFLQTLKTGAQVFDLAVAQTKDSGGTQLSGDRAFVLHDTHGFPIELTLEMAAEQGLSVDESGFRRLMAEQRDRAKADARARKEGLTPVTAYRAVLERSGGSEFTGYSEVETDATIVGLLRDGEDVTAVSEGDQIEIMLDRTPFYAEGGGQLGDHGTIVTADGSLIEVYDVQSPVPGLYVHRGAVARGEARRGESAHGSVDIPRRQGISRAHTATHMIHRAFREMLGDTATQMGSENAPGRLRFDFPSPTAVPDSVLADAEALVNDVLQDDLLVTAQTMPQADAVAMGAMALFGEKYGERVRVVSVGDWAHELCGGTHAARSGQLGVVKFLSESSIGAGVRRVEALVGSDAYQFLAREHHLVSQLSQMVKVRPDELPDRIEQMLTRLKETEKELERIRSSQLLASVDDIMGRGEDIGDFRLWTFRVPDGVAAGDLRQMVLRARNMTDQDRQVALVGAAVSDGRVAVVAAVNDKARDAGLSARDLLTTAMPAIGGRGGGKDDLAQGGGSDPDGLPAAFAAVQHHLTGLARA, encoded by the coding sequence ATGGACTCCGCTGAGATTCGGTCGCGCTTTCTGACGTTCTTCGCCGATCGCGACCACACGGTGGTGCCGTCGGCGTCGCTGCTGCTCGACGACCCCACGCTGCTGTTCGTCAACGCCGGCATGGTCCCGTTCAAGCCGTACTTCCTGGGCGAGGCCCCCCCGCCGTACCCCCGGGCCACCTCAGTGCAGAAGGTCGTGCGCACACTGGACATCGACGAGGTCGGCAAGACCACGCGGCACGCCTCCTTCTTCCAGATGGCCGGCAACTTCTCGTTCGGTGACTACTTCAAGGAACTGGCGATCCCCTACGCCTGGCAACTGCTGACCGACTCGCAGGACTCCGGCGGCTACGGCTTCGACCCGGATCGGCTGTGGGTGACCGTCTACCTCGACGACGACGAGGCGGCCGAGATCTGGCACCGCGATGTCGGTCTGCCCACCGACCGGATCCAGCGTCGGGGGATGGCCGACAACTTCTGGTCCATGGGCGTTCCGGGGCCGTGCGGTCCCTGTTCGGAGGTCTACTTCGACCGCGGCCCCGAGTTCGGCAAAGAGGGCGGACCGATCGTCGACGAGGATCGCTACCTCGAAGTGTGGAACCTCGTGTTCATGCAGAACATCCGCGGAACGGGTCCCGCCAAGGAGGGCTACGACATCCTCGGAGACCTGCCCGCGAAGAACATCGACACCGGCATGGGCCTCGAGCGCATGGCCGCCCTGCTGCAGGGCGTGGACAACATCTACGAGATCGACACCAGCCGAGCGATCCTCGGCATCGCCACGGATCTGACCGGTGCCCGCTACGGAGCCGATCACGAGTCAGACGTCCATCTGCGCGTGGTCGCCGACCACGCCCGCACGTGCACCTTCCTGATCAACGACGGGGTTGTGCCCGGCAATGAGGGCCGCGGTTATGTGCTGCGGCGCCTCATGCGCCGCGTGATCCGCAATATGCGTCTACTCGGCGCCCGCGACACGGTGATGACCCAGTTGGTCTCCGCGACGATCGACGCCATGGCTCCGCAGTACCCCGAACTCGTCCGCGAACAACCCCGGATCGAAGCCGTCGCCTCCGGGGAGGAGACCACGTTCCTCCAGACTCTGAAGACCGGCGCTCAGGTGTTCGACCTGGCAGTGGCGCAGACCAAGGACTCCGGCGGAACGCAACTGTCCGGCGACCGTGCCTTCGTGCTGCACGACACCCACGGATTCCCGATCGAATTGACCCTCGAGATGGCCGCCGAGCAAGGCCTGAGCGTCGACGAGTCGGGATTCCGACGCCTGATGGCCGAGCAGCGAGACCGGGCCAAGGCCGACGCCCGCGCTCGCAAGGAGGGCCTCACCCCCGTCACGGCGTACCGGGCCGTTCTCGAACGCTCCGGAGGCAGCGAGTTCACCGGCTACAGCGAGGTCGAGACCGACGCCACGATCGTCGGACTGCTGCGGGACGGCGAGGATGTCACGGCTGTCTCGGAGGGCGATCAGATCGAGATCATGCTCGATCGGACCCCGTTCTACGCCGAAGGCGGCGGGCAACTCGGCGACCACGGCACGATCGTCACCGCTGACGGCTCCCTCATCGAGGTCTACGACGTCCAAAGTCCGGTGCCCGGTCTGTATGTCCACCGCGGCGCCGTCGCCAGGGGCGAGGCCCGGCGGGGGGAGTCCGCTCACGGGTCGGTCGACATTCCACGGCGCCAAGGCATCAGCCGAGCCCATACGGCGACCCACATGATCCACCGCGCGTTCCGCGAGATGCTGGGCGACACCGCCACACAGATGGGATCCGAGAACGCGCCCGGTCGGTTGCGCTTCGACTTCCCGAGCCCCACGGCCGTGCCGGATTCCGTGCTCGCCGACGCCGAAGCCCTGGTCAACGACGTGCTCCAAGACGACCTGCTCGTGACCGCTCAGACCATGCCTCAGGCGGACGCGGTCGCCATGGGAGCCATGGCCCTGTTCGGTGAGAAGTACGGCGAACGGGTGCGCGTGGTGTCGGTGGGCGACTGGGCCCACGAACTGTGCGGCGGCACGCACGCCGCCCGCAGCGGGCAGCTCGGTGTGGTGAAGTTCCTGTCCGAGTCCTCGATCGGGGCCGGAGTCCGTCGTGTGGAGGCCCTGGTGGGCTCCGACGCCTACCAGTTCCTGGCCCGCGAGCACCATCTGGTGTCGCAGCTGTCCCAGATGGTCAAGGTCCGCCCCGACGAGCTCCCCGACCGCATCGAACAGATGCTGACCCGGTTGAAGGAGACCGAGAAGGAGCTCGAACGCATCCGCAGTTCCCAGTTGCTCGCCTCGGTCGACGACATCATGGGACGCGGCGAGGACATCGGGGACTTCCGCCTGTGGACCTTCCGGGTCCCCGACGGAGTGGCCGCCGGCGACCTGCGCCAGATGGTCCTGCGCGCCCGCAACATGACCGACCAGGATCGCCAGGTTGCTCTCGTCGGAGCTGCCGTGAGCGACGGCCGGGTCGCGGTAGTCGCCGCCGTGAACGACAAGGCCCGGGATGCCGGTCTGTCCGCGCGCGATCTGCTCACCACCGCCATGCCCGCGATCGGTGGTCGAGGCGGCGGCAAGGACGACCTGGCACAAGGCGGAGGCAGCGACCCCGACGGTTTGCCCGCGGCCTTCGCCGCCGTCCAGCACCATCTGACGGGGCTGGCACGCGCGTGA
- the ruvX gene encoding Holliday junction resolvase RuvX, which translates to MSLPDGARLPDGARLAVDVGTVRIGVAVAAAGTTVAVPVETVAAGPEAVSRVAQIAAEQAAAVVYVGDPIRLNGEVGPAALAARDFATRLTRNMAQSDSSVTVLVRMVDERLTTAQSGRQMRAAGRSTRHARQVLDQAAAVAILQNALERESAAGRLAGVNVEQD; encoded by the coding sequence GTGAGCCTGCCCGACGGTGCGCGGTTGCCCGACGGCGCCCGCTTGGCCGTCGATGTGGGTACCGTCCGGATCGGCGTGGCCGTTGCCGCTGCCGGCACCACGGTGGCCGTGCCCGTCGAGACTGTGGCAGCCGGGCCCGAAGCCGTGTCCCGGGTGGCACAAATCGCGGCGGAGCAAGCAGCCGCGGTGGTCTACGTCGGCGATCCGATCCGGCTCAATGGCGAGGTCGGACCCGCGGCCCTCGCGGCACGCGATTTCGCCACGCGGCTGACCCGGAATATGGCCCAGAGTGATTCTTCGGTTACGGTTCTGGTCAGAATGGTGGACGAACGGTTAACAACCGCACAATCGGGACGGCAGATGCGCGCCGCCGGGCGCAGCACCCGCCACGCCCGACAGGTGCTGGATCAAGCCGCTGCGGTCGCCATCCTGCAAAATGCACTGGAGCGCGAGAGTGCGGCCGGCCGCCTGGCCGGTGTGAACGTGGAACAGGACTGA
- the mltG gene encoding endolytic transglycosylase MltG produces MSNVGLSMQQSPSPGKQPKHPKKKKGRSGAAVFFSVLIIVVLVGAVAVGGLWAFSKFQAAQPAEDYPGPGSGEVVIEVTEGETLTDIGATLQKADVVASTQAFAEAAALNNDATSITPGTYVMLQQMKASDAVKRLLDPESSNSNTVTVVEGMRVKQVIALLSEASGIPAKEFEKVVESPSKLPLPSWAKGTGSARAEGFLFPATYQFDKSSTPEDMLNQMVAKFNEVADEMNFVDRSKKTGYTPYEVLNIASLIQAEAHQDDFNKVSRVIYNRLDPDTWGETYGYLGLDATLNYALDQFETNISESDLELNSPYNTRTEKHQGLPPTPINNPGVDAMEAALKPDKGTWLYYATVNLDTGETKFTDNYDEFLRFQQELRDWEAANPQ; encoded by the coding sequence ATGAGCAACGTCGGACTCTCGATGCAGCAGAGCCCCTCGCCCGGTAAGCAGCCCAAGCACCCCAAGAAGAAGAAGGGCCGCTCCGGCGCCGCCGTGTTCTTCTCAGTGCTGATCATCGTCGTGCTCGTGGGGGCCGTCGCTGTCGGGGGACTGTGGGCGTTCAGCAAGTTCCAGGCAGCCCAACCCGCGGAGGACTACCCCGGCCCCGGATCCGGTGAGGTAGTCATCGAGGTCACCGAGGGCGAGACACTCACCGACATCGGCGCGACCTTGCAGAAGGCCGACGTGGTGGCCTCCACCCAGGCTTTCGCCGAAGCCGCCGCGCTCAACAACGATGCGACATCCATCACCCCGGGCACCTACGTGATGCTCCAGCAGATGAAAGCCTCCGACGCCGTCAAACGACTGCTCGACCCCGAGTCCAGCAACTCCAACACCGTCACCGTCGTCGAGGGAATGCGGGTCAAGCAGGTCATCGCCCTGCTCAGCGAAGCCTCGGGAATCCCGGCGAAGGAGTTCGAGAAGGTCGTCGAGTCTCCGTCGAAACTTCCGCTGCCCAGTTGGGCCAAGGGCACGGGCTCGGCTCGAGCCGAAGGGTTCCTGTTCCCGGCCACCTACCAGTTCGACAAGTCCTCAACCCCGGAGGACATGCTCAACCAGATGGTCGCCAAGTTCAACGAGGTAGCCGACGAGATGAACTTCGTCGACCGCAGCAAGAAGACCGGCTACACCCCTTACGAGGTCCTCAACATCGCATCGCTGATCCAGGCCGAGGCGCATCAGGACGACTTCAACAAGGTGTCCCGCGTCATCTACAACCGGCTCGACCCCGACACCTGGGGTGAGACCTACGGCTACCTCGGCCTCGACGCCACCTTGAACTACGCGCTCGACCAGTTCGAGACCAACATCAGCGAGTCCGACCTCGAGTTGAACTCGCCATACAACACGCGCACCGAGAAGCACCAGGGGCTTCCCCCGACTCCGATCAACAACCCCGGGGTCGACGCGATGGAGGCTGCGCTCAAGCCCGACAAGGGGACGTG